From Algoriphagus sp. NG3, the proteins below share one genomic window:
- a CDS encoding glycan-binding surface protein, protein MSKYINRLLLACAAVMMTLMFACEQEDSLPAPIITEVRNYEAAPNDTLINEMVAGQWVVIHGKNLAQVAQVTFGGIQANINQTFLTDGNIVVQIPFIPFQSVPLEELNKVTAVNAGGSYTYSIDFVIDSPMVTGVSYEFPSEGDSVYIYGSNFFYIEEVTFAGAAISEYRLSEDGTSIGFRSPALSQSGPVTVGTGSGSYTTFLNVNDPAGMLCDFDDINTYGWGANISNSSTTFPGNKGNYAILSNNGLSAGNSSWWEGGRSINTNAVQWVPEEKLDDPVDDYAFKFEVNVPGQWNGTSLIILKDFNWDYVARYEPWNLGSNRTAPFTTKGNWITVTIPFSEFRNKPNDGKDGTGESVGSLKDLLGDSGGGSINIFSVNDSSQPSAPMNIAVDNIRIVKIAE, encoded by the coding sequence ATGTCAAAATATATAAATCGATTGCTGCTGGCTTGTGCGGCAGTAATGATGACCCTGATGTTTGCTTGTGAGCAGGAGGATTCCTTGCCCGCACCTATCATTACAGAAGTCAGAAATTATGAAGCGGCTCCCAACGACACATTAATCAATGAAATGGTTGCAGGTCAGTGGGTGGTAATACATGGAAAAAACTTAGCCCAGGTTGCCCAGGTGACTTTTGGTGGTATCCAGGCAAACATCAACCAAACCTTTTTGACTGATGGAAACATAGTGGTGCAGATACCTTTTATTCCGTTCCAATCAGTGCCCTTAGAGGAACTGAATAAAGTAACCGCTGTAAACGCGGGAGGATCTTATACGTATTCGATTGACTTTGTCATTGACTCGCCCATGGTCACAGGAGTATCATACGAATTCCCGAGTGAGGGAGACTCGGTGTACATTTATGGAAGCAATTTCTTTTACATAGAAGAGGTGACTTTTGCCGGAGCGGCGATTTCAGAATACAGATTATCGGAGGATGGTACATCAATTGGGTTTAGGTCCCCGGCCCTTAGTCAAAGTGGGCCGGTCACGGTAGGAACCGGTTCAGGATCCTATACCACTTTTCTGAATGTAAATGATCCCGCGGGTATGCTTTGTGACTTCGATGATATAAACACTTATGGCTGGGGAGCGAACATAAGTAATAGCAGTACCACCTTTCCGGGCAATAAGGGTAACTATGCAATTTTAAGTAATAATGGCCTGAGTGCGGGTAATTCTAGTTGGTGGGAAGGAGGAAGAAGTATTAATACCAATGCAGTCCAGTGGGTTCCGGAGGAGAAGTTGGACGATCCTGTTGACGATTATGCTTTTAAATTTGAGGTCAATGTACCTGGGCAATGGAATGGAACGTCTCTAATCATTTTAAAAGATTTCAATTGGGATTACGTGGCACGCTACGAACCTTGGAATCTTGGAAGTAATAGAACTGCACCATTCACTACAAAGGGCAATTGGATCACGGTAACCATCCCATTTTCAGAGTTCCGTAATAAACCCAATGATGGAAAAGATGGGACAGGCGAATCAGTTGGAAGTTTAAAAGACTTATTGGGAGACTCTGGCGGTGGAAGTATCAATATCTTCTCGGTCAATGATTCCAGCCAACCTTCAGCTCCTATGAATATTGCCGTGGATAATATCAGAATAGTGAAAATAGCTGAATGA
- a CDS encoding cellulase family glycosylhydrolase, whose translation MIKMKLTRELAVLFGMMVLLSCAEEVVIDPVLDASVNKLEFDEEGGDMEISITSNSDWSISNQASSWLQLSQTAGSGGSTSIQITAAPNTTGLTRSTILNIISPNGQDRRITVSQISSLYPSYNTSPLPPDASGMSSNAVELAAKMKMGWNLGNTLEAIINGVGHETFWGNPVTTKEYIDFVKASGFNAIRLPTAWNVYVSNEATAEISPAWLDRVKEVVSYCVDNDMYVLLNIHWDGGWLENNCTPEMKDSVNAKQKAFWQQIATHFRDFDEHLMFASANEPEVHNAAEMEVLHTYHQTFVDAVRATGGRNSYRVLVVQGPGTNIERSYELMNMPTDEIEGRMMAELHYYSPSQFCILFEDVSWGRMAYYWGQGNYSTIEEDRNATYGNEEEAAQSFALAKKQFVDKGIPVILGEYGAYRRHESENVPLDLEKHQKSVDDWTYYITSLAIQNGMIPFWWDTGAALDRRNYTVKDQRTIDALMEGGQ comes from the coding sequence ATGATTAAAATGAAATTGACCAGGGAACTGGCAGTACTATTCGGAATGATGGTACTTCTATCTTGTGCAGAGGAGGTTGTGATAGACCCAGTGCTTGACGCTTCCGTGAATAAGTTGGAGTTTGATGAAGAGGGAGGGGATATGGAAATCTCAATAACCAGTAACAGTGACTGGAGTATCAGCAATCAGGCCTCATCTTGGTTGCAATTGAGCCAGACAGCTGGAAGTGGCGGCAGTACCTCTATTCAGATAACCGCTGCGCCCAATACCACGGGACTGACCCGATCCACCATTTTGAATATCATCTCGCCAAACGGCCAGGACAGGAGGATTACCGTTTCACAGATTTCCTCGCTATATCCATCCTACAATACATCTCCGCTGCCTCCGGATGCTTCCGGCATGAGCAGCAACGCAGTAGAGCTTGCTGCCAAGATGAAGATGGGCTGGAATTTAGGCAATACCCTCGAAGCTATAATCAATGGGGTTGGGCATGAAACCTTCTGGGGTAATCCCGTAACAACCAAAGAATATATTGATTTTGTTAAAGCTAGTGGCTTCAATGCTATTCGCCTGCCTACTGCCTGGAACGTGTACGTGTCCAATGAGGCTACCGCGGAGATCAGTCCTGCCTGGCTCGATCGGGTGAAAGAAGTGGTGAGCTACTGTGTGGACAATGATATGTATGTACTGCTCAATATCCATTGGGACGGCGGCTGGTTGGAAAACAACTGCACTCCTGAAATGAAGGATTCGGTCAATGCCAAGCAAAAAGCCTTTTGGCAACAAATTGCCACGCACTTTCGGGACTTCGATGAGCACCTGATGTTTGCCAGTGCCAATGAGCCGGAAGTCCATAATGCTGCCGAGATGGAGGTGCTACATACCTATCATCAGACCTTCGTTGATGCTGTTAGAGCCACAGGCGGAAGGAACAGCTATAGGGTGCTCGTGGTTCAGGGGCCGGGTACGAATATTGAAAGAAGCTATGAGCTGATGAATATGCCAACGGATGAGATAGAGGGACGTATGATGGCGGAGTTACATTATTATTCCCCTTCCCAATTCTGTATTTTGTTTGAAGATGTCAGCTGGGGACGAATGGCTTATTACTGGGGACAAGGAAATTATTCTACCATTGAGGAAGACCGGAATGCCACCTACGGCAATGAGGAGGAAGCAGCCCAATCTTTCGCTTTGGCAAAAAAGCAGTTTGTGGACAAAGGGATACCGGTAATACTGGGTGAATATGGCGCTTACCGTCGTCATGAGAGTGAAAATGTGCCATTAGATCTGGAAAAACACCAGAAATCGGTGGATGATTGGACCTATTACATTACATCTTTGGCCATTCAAAATGGCATGATCCCTTTTTGGTGGGATACCGGTGCTGCGTTGGATAGGAGAAACTATACCGTGAAAGATCAACGTACAATTGACGCACTCATGGAGGGAGGGCAATAA
- a CDS encoding alpha-L-fucosidase: MRVTIFITIYILFNHSLIAQENYPSPVNTVNEPIAGGIFEPTWQSLQQYETPEWFSNAKFGIWAHWGPQCQPEQGDWYGRLMYEEGSDQYNWHVENYGHPSKAGFKEVINDWKAENWDPEKLVALYKRIGAQYFFAMANHHDNLDLWDSKYQEWNSVRVGPKKDIVTGWAEAAKKYDLPFGISVHSTHAWTWFETAQRSDRSGSMAGVPYDGKLTKADGKGTWWEGLDPQELYAQNHDFSEGSEDDITALWGQWDWENGASIPDQEYSENFYNRTMDLINKYNPDLLYFDDTALPLYPVSDAGLKIAAHYYNSNMAMHNGKLEAVLFGKVLSEQQKECMVWDVERGAPDQKQDLPWQTCTCIGDWHYNRAVYEQDRYKSAATVIHTLVDIVSKNGNLLLNIPIRGDGTIDEKEVKILEGIGAWMDVNKESIFDTRPWKIYGEGPATDSVNPLDNGKFNEGKLKFSEKDIRFNQKDNTLYATVLGVPSSDIKLKSLGKSRKDTKVKNIEMLGSNEKLSWTQEGNALVIEKPKVVPNEIAVVFKISMK; this comes from the coding sequence ATGAGAGTTACGATATTCATTACTATTTATATTTTATTTAATCATTCGCTGATAGCACAAGAAAATTATCCCTCTCCTGTCAATACTGTAAATGAACCAATTGCAGGTGGGATATTTGAACCTACTTGGCAGTCGCTCCAGCAATATGAAACACCAGAATGGTTTAGCAACGCTAAGTTTGGAATCTGGGCGCATTGGGGACCCCAATGCCAGCCTGAACAAGGTGATTGGTATGGCAGATTAATGTATGAAGAGGGCAGCGATCAGTACAATTGGCATGTTGAAAACTACGGACATCCGTCCAAAGCAGGTTTTAAAGAAGTTATCAACGATTGGAAAGCCGAAAATTGGGATCCGGAAAAGCTGGTGGCGCTATATAAAAGGATAGGTGCTCAGTATTTCTTTGCTATGGCCAACCACCACGATAATCTGGACCTATGGGACAGTAAGTACCAGGAATGGAATTCCGTTCGTGTAGGGCCAAAAAAGGATATTGTCACCGGTTGGGCCGAAGCAGCCAAAAAGTATGATCTGCCTTTTGGGATAAGCGTACATTCTACCCACGCATGGACCTGGTTTGAAACTGCACAGCGATCAGACAGAAGTGGATCGATGGCGGGTGTTCCTTACGATGGAAAACTTACAAAGGCAGATGGCAAAGGAACCTGGTGGGAAGGACTTGACCCACAGGAGCTCTATGCCCAAAACCATGATTTTAGCGAGGGAAGCGAAGATGACATCACTGCATTATGGGGACAGTGGGATTGGGAAAACGGTGCCAGTATTCCGGATCAGGAGTACAGTGAAAATTTCTATAACCGTACCATGGATCTGATAAATAAGTACAATCCTGACTTGCTTTATTTTGATGATACGGCCCTTCCGCTTTATCCTGTAAGTGATGCAGGGTTGAAAATTGCCGCCCATTATTACAACAGCAACATGGCTATGCACAACGGCAAGCTAGAGGCTGTCTTGTTTGGAAAAGTATTGTCCGAGCAGCAGAAAGAATGCATGGTATGGGATGTAGAACGGGGAGCACCGGACCAGAAGCAAGATTTGCCTTGGCAAACCTGCACCTGTATAGGTGACTGGCATTACAACAGAGCAGTGTACGAGCAAGATCGCTATAAATCGGCAGCAACTGTCATCCACACGCTGGTGGATATAGTAAGTAAAAACGGCAATCTCCTCCTCAATATTCCGATCCGTGGAGACGGTACCATAGATGAGAAAGAAGTAAAGATATTGGAAGGCATTGGTGCCTGGATGGATGTGAATAAGGAGAGTATTTTCGATACACGGCCGTGGAAGATATATGGTGAAGGACCTGCTACTGATTCTGTGAACCCTCTTGATAATGGGAAATTCAATGAAGGAAAGTTGAAATTCTCAGAAAAAGACATTCGCTTCAATCAGAAAGATAATACGCTGTATGCCACTGTACTCGGTGTGCCATCCTCGGATATAAAGCTGAAATCACTCGGGAAAAGCAGAAAGGACACCAAAGTCAAGAATATCGAAATGCTAGGCAGTAATGAAAAGCTTTCGTGGACACAAGAGGGAAATGCATTGGTGATTGAAAAGCCAAAAGTCGTACCGAATGAAATAGCGGTGGTGTTTAAGATCAGTATGAAATGA
- a CDS encoding glycoside hydrolase family 2 protein — protein sequence MNKCIRTITKEWIWVFLFTMISIELVNGQTTMVNIQSRELTSLNGEWKGIIDPTGTGEYLQLWTEKKPVKKTDFYEYSFEEAPVLNVPGDFNSQMNELTYFEGTVWHKKEFSYSLSEGKRLFLHFGAVNYLADVYLNGEKIGTHEGGFTPFQFEITDKIKDGDNALIVKVNNNRKGNGLPGYGYDWFNYGGITRDVDLIETDDIFIEDYFIQLRKGSLDTVLGWVKMNGSHEKQDIEIEVPELNLRYKTRTDDDGFAPVEFSSDFGLWSPEGPKLYRVTLKSDTDFLVDTIGFRSIEVQGNQVLLNRKPIFLKAVNIHEENPQRMNRAYSKEDAQLLLNSAKELGCNLVRLAHYPHSENMVKEAERLGIMVWDELPVYQHIQFSDSLMPAKLEQMLQEMVGRDKNRCGVVVWALSNETYPSTPRRDDRLAELTQKCRALDSARLITHVVNTQGYKNNTVEVWDSLYHHSDIIAINEYFGWYLPWQGKPSETKWNISFPDKPVFISEFGGEAVYGNTDAPTDQAAYWTEGYQEKIYTDQIVMFNTMPNLVGVCPWLLYDYRSLGRMHSVYQKGYNRKGLMSEKGEKKKAWYVIKAYFDSK from the coding sequence ATGAATAAATGCATAAGGACAATTACTAAGGAGTGGATATGGGTGTTTTTATTCACTATGATCTCTATAGAATTGGTTAATGGCCAGACCACAATGGTCAACATCCAATCCCGGGAGTTGACGAGCCTTAACGGGGAGTGGAAAGGGATTATTGATCCTACTGGCACGGGTGAGTATCTACAGCTATGGACGGAGAAAAAGCCTGTGAAAAAAACGGATTTTTATGAGTATTCGTTTGAAGAAGCTCCTGTATTGAATGTTCCCGGAGACTTTAATTCCCAGATGAACGAGTTGACTTATTTCGAAGGGACAGTCTGGCACAAAAAGGAGTTTAGCTACTCCCTTAGCGAAGGGAAAAGGCTGTTTCTTCATTTTGGAGCGGTTAATTATCTGGCTGACGTGTACCTGAACGGTGAAAAAATCGGTACTCACGAAGGAGGTTTTACGCCTTTTCAGTTTGAAATTACCGACAAAATCAAGGATGGGGATAATGCCCTTATCGTGAAAGTCAACAATAACCGTAAGGGGAACGGACTCCCAGGCTATGGCTATGACTGGTTCAACTATGGAGGCATTACCCGTGATGTGGATTTAATCGAGACTGACGACATCTTTATCGAAGACTATTTCATACAGTTAAGAAAAGGAAGTCTTGATACCGTCTTAGGATGGGTTAAGATGAATGGAAGCCATGAAAAACAAGACATCGAGATCGAAGTTCCTGAGCTGAATTTACGCTATAAAACAAGAACGGATGATGATGGCTTTGCCCCCGTAGAATTCAGCTCGGATTTTGGGCTTTGGTCTCCCGAAGGTCCCAAGCTGTATAGGGTGACTCTTAAAAGTGACACGGATTTTTTGGTTGACACCATAGGATTCAGAAGTATCGAAGTGCAGGGCAATCAGGTCTTGTTAAATCGTAAGCCCATATTCCTCAAGGCTGTCAACATCCATGAAGAGAACCCGCAAAGAATGAACAGGGCATATTCAAAAGAGGATGCCCAGCTATTGCTGAATTCGGCAAAAGAACTGGGCTGCAATCTAGTCCGTTTAGCTCATTATCCCCACAGTGAAAATATGGTGAAGGAAGCCGAGAGATTGGGGATTATGGTTTGGGACGAGTTGCCGGTGTATCAGCACATCCAGTTTTCCGATAGTCTTATGCCTGCAAAATTGGAGCAAATGCTTCAAGAGATGGTTGGACGTGACAAAAACCGCTGCGGAGTGGTCGTCTGGGCTCTTTCAAACGAAACATATCCCAGCACGCCCAGAAGGGATGATAGGCTCGCCGAACTTACACAAAAGTGTAGGGCACTGGATTCTGCACGTTTGATTACCCACGTAGTCAATACGCAAGGCTACAAAAACAATACGGTGGAGGTTTGGGATTCCCTGTACCACCACTCTGATATTATCGCAATCAACGAATATTTTGGCTGGTATTTACCATGGCAAGGCAAGCCGTCTGAGACAAAATGGAATATAAGTTTTCCGGATAAACCGGTATTTATTTCTGAATTTGGGGGTGAAGCAGTGTATGGAAATACAGATGCACCAACTGACCAAGCCGCTTACTGGACGGAGGGATACCAAGAGAAAATCTATACCGACCAGATTGTAATGTTCAATACCATGCCCAACTTAGTAGGTGTGTGCCCTTGGCTTTTATATGATTACAGGTCACTTGGGCGGATGCACTCTGTCTATCAAAAGGGTTACAACAGAAAAGGTTTGATGTCAGAAAAAGGGGAGAAAAAGAAAGCTTGGTATGTCATAAAGGCGTATTTTGACAGCAAATAA
- the ctlX gene encoding citrulline utilization hydrolase CtlX, with product MSMQISSHILMVRPANFGFNPETAGNNFYQKSDTRSGDEINTLAQLEFDGFVAMLRDQGVQVIVEEDSQVPEKPDAVFPNNWFSTHTDGKVILYPMFSPNRRLERRKDFIEDLMSSKFSVDEIIDLSFFEEDGQFLEGTGSMVMDHQSKRIFACYSERTHPVPLDYLGKILEYKVVGFHAVQEIQGVISPIYHTNVMMHIGTDVAVVCLDAISKASERQLVQKSLTQSGKKLVPITPKQKFQFAGNMLEVGNDGGEKFTVMSESALDSLTIGQIQLIEKYTTIISPSIPTIEKLGGGSARCMMAEIFLPR from the coding sequence ATGTCTATGCAGATTTCATCCCATATTCTGATGGTTCGACCGGCCAATTTCGGCTTCAATCCTGAGACCGCCGGGAACAATTTCTATCAAAAGTCAGACACCCGATCTGGAGATGAAATCAATACACTGGCACAACTTGAGTTTGATGGCTTTGTGGCAATGCTGAGAGATCAGGGAGTCCAGGTCATCGTGGAAGAGGATTCACAGGTGCCGGAGAAGCCAGATGCGGTTTTTCCAAACAATTGGTTCAGTACCCATACTGACGGGAAAGTGATCTTGTATCCCATGTTTTCTCCCAATCGTAGATTGGAGCGGAGGAAGGATTTTATAGAGGATCTGATGAGCAGTAAGTTTAGTGTAGATGAAATCATAGATTTGAGTTTTTTTGAGGAGGATGGGCAGTTTCTCGAGGGCACCGGAAGTATGGTGATGGATCATCAGTCCAAACGGATTTTTGCCTGCTATTCTGAGCGTACTCACCCTGTTCCACTTGATTATCTAGGGAAGATTCTGGAATATAAAGTAGTGGGGTTTCATGCTGTTCAGGAGATACAAGGAGTAATCAGTCCAATTTATCATACAAATGTGATGATGCACATAGGTACTGATGTGGCAGTGGTATGCCTGGACGCTATTTCCAAAGCCTCCGAAAGGCAACTTGTGCAAAAGAGTTTGACCCAATCAGGTAAAAAGCTGGTTCCGATCACGCCAAAACAAAAGTTTCAGTTTGCGGGGAACATGCTGGAAGTAGGGAATGATGGAGGAGAAAAATTCACGGTAATGTCTGAATCCGCACTGGACTCCCTGACTATCGGGCAGATCCAGCTGATAGAAAAATATACGACCATCATCAGTCCGTCTATCCCTACCATTGAAAAACTTGGTGGAGGAAGTGCCCGCTGCATGATGGCAGAAATATTCCTTCCACGATAA
- a CDS encoding IS110 family transposase yields the protein MPFTKVSGNSFSGQNLYVGLDVHKKNWAVSILSDHHELKTMSTDPNPDHLAKFLFKNYPGANYQAVYEAGFSGFGTCRYLKKLGIDCRVVHPADVPTTHKEKIQKTDTADSRKLARMLRNNEISTVHIPDSDLEIDRSLVRQRFNLSKDLTRQKIRVRSLLLQYGIEIPDRFTKSQYRSWTKIYMEWLRDIPGISFQLQEVINNYLDTGITLKKQLLSVTRQIRELSKTDSYRTNCELLTSLPGISTLVAMNLLVQIGDIKRFSRLEELCNYVGIAPTMYSSGEKSATGKLSNRGRKSIKIMLIEASWVAVRRDPALTLRFNGLIKRMNKNKAIIKIAKNLLNRIRHILLNQTPYEMGVIK from the coding sequence ATGCCTTTTACTAAAGTTAGCGGAAATTCGTTTTCCGGACAAAATCTGTATGTGGGACTGGATGTCCACAAAAAAAACTGGGCAGTATCCATCCTTAGTGATCACCATGAATTGAAGACAATGAGTACCGATCCAAATCCTGATCATTTGGCAAAGTTTCTTTTTAAGAACTACCCTGGCGCCAACTATCAAGCTGTCTATGAGGCAGGTTTCAGTGGTTTTGGTACTTGCCGGTATCTTAAAAAACTTGGCATTGATTGTAGGGTTGTCCATCCTGCGGATGTCCCTACCACCCACAAAGAGAAGATACAAAAAACCGACACGGCAGACAGCAGAAAGCTGGCCAGGATGCTTAGGAACAATGAAATATCCACTGTCCATATCCCGGATAGTGATTTAGAAATAGACCGTTCATTGGTCAGGCAAAGATTCAATCTCAGCAAGGATCTGACCAGGCAGAAGATAAGAGTGCGTTCTTTGCTGTTGCAATATGGAATAGAAATCCCCGACCGGTTTACCAAATCACAGTATAGGTCCTGGACTAAAATCTACATGGAATGGCTCAGAGATATTCCCGGAATCTCTTTCCAACTCCAAGAAGTGATCAATAATTATCTTGACACAGGTATAACGCTCAAAAAGCAGTTGTTGTCAGTTACCCGCCAGATAAGAGAACTATCCAAGACAGACAGCTATAGGACAAACTGTGAGCTATTGACTTCCCTACCGGGTATAAGTACGCTGGTGGCCATGAACCTGCTGGTTCAGATTGGGGACATTAAACGGTTCAGCCGTCTAGAGGAACTCTGCAATTATGTAGGAATTGCCCCAACGATGTATAGTAGCGGCGAGAAATCAGCGACAGGAAAACTGAGCAACCGGGGAAGAAAAAGCATCAAGATCATGCTTATAGAGGCTTCTTGGGTTGCTGTGAGAAGGGATCCTGCCCTGACACTGAGATTCAACGGGTTGATTAAACGGATGAACAAAAACAAAGCAATTATAAAAATCGCCAAAAACCTACTCAACAGGATAAGGCACATTTTGCTAAATCAAACTCCCTATGAAATGGGGGTAATCAAATAA
- a CDS encoding transposase produces the protein MEEIQLNGKESAHASFLKFTGHSFRLKLLKGSPDFLNRFKVNMVNKTHEFWQERSLAVELYSPKMVYQKLDYIHNNPCRKKWMLSHDPVSYPYSSFEYYESGVDKFGFLSHIGDRL, from the coding sequence TTGGAAGAAATACAGTTGAATGGTAAGGAGTCAGCTCATGCCAGTTTTCTGAAATTTACCGGCCATAGTTTTCGGTTAAAGTTGCTTAAGGGATCTCCCGATTTCCTGAATAGGTTCAAGGTAAACATGGTGAATAAAACACATGAATTCTGGCAAGAGAGGTCTTTAGCAGTGGAATTATACAGTCCAAAAATGGTCTATCAGAAGCTAGATTATATCCATAATAATCCTTGCCGGAAGAAATGGATGCTGTCTCACGATCCGGTAAGTTATCCATATTCTTCTTTCGAGTATTATGAGTCAGGTGTAGATAAGTTTGGCTTTTTATCCCATATAGGAGATAGACTTTGA
- the purB gene encoding adenylosuccinate lyase gives MELNALTAVTSVDGRYAGKTAPLRAYFSEFALIKYRVHVEVEYFIALCELPLPQLKSFDQGLFENLRSIVSDFSLNDADTIKATEKITNHDVKAVEYFLKEKFDALDLEAYKEFIHFGLTSQDINNTATPLMLKEGLQEVILPQLDAVVDRLKDLTGDWKDIPMLAKTHGQPASPTRLGKEIEVFVVRLKKQLELLHHIPYSAKFGGATGNMNAHHVAYPDYEWNEFAFRFVGEYLGLERSYPTTQIEHYDNLAAVFDGLKRINTILLDLSKDIWQYVAMNYFKQKIKAGEIGSSAMPHKVNPIDFENAEGNLGISNALLEHLSAKLPISRLQRDLTDSTVLRIIGVPLGHMLISFESLLKGLGKLELNEAAIHADLEENWAVVAEAIQTVLRREGFPKPYEALKDLTRTNTKITEKSISEFITNLPISDELKAELRVISPFNYTGI, from the coding sequence ATGGAATTAAACGCATTGACCGCAGTGACCTCAGTCGATGGACGCTATGCCGGCAAGACAGCCCCTTTGAGAGCTTACTTTTCTGAATTTGCCCTTATAAAATACCGTGTTCATGTAGAAGTAGAATACTTCATCGCCCTTTGCGAACTTCCTTTACCTCAGTTGAAAAGCTTTGATCAAGGACTTTTTGAAAATCTCAGAAGTATCGTTTCTGATTTTTCACTGAATGATGCAGACACCATCAAGGCTACTGAGAAAATCACAAACCATGACGTGAAGGCTGTGGAATATTTCCTGAAGGAGAAATTCGATGCATTGGATCTTGAAGCATACAAGGAATTTATCCACTTTGGGCTCACCTCCCAGGACATCAACAATACCGCTACTCCTCTGATGCTGAAGGAAGGCTTACAGGAGGTGATTTTACCTCAGTTGGATGCGGTGGTAGATAGGCTAAAAGATTTGACTGGAGACTGGAAAGACATCCCCATGCTTGCCAAAACTCATGGGCAACCTGCCTCTCCTACCCGTTTGGGCAAGGAAATCGAAGTTTTTGTGGTTCGCCTGAAAAAACAACTAGAACTGCTTCACCACATTCCTTACTCTGCAAAATTTGGCGGAGCCACAGGCAATATGAATGCACATCATGTAGCCTATCCTGACTACGAATGGAATGAATTTGCCTTCCGGTTTGTGGGAGAATATCTGGGTTTGGAGCGAAGCTACCCTACCACCCAGATTGAGCATTATGACAATCTTGCGGCTGTTTTTGACGGGCTAAAAAGAATAAACACAATACTTCTGGATCTGTCTAAGGACATCTGGCAGTATGTGGCCATGAATTACTTCAAGCAGAAAATCAAAGCCGGTGAAATCGGCTCCTCCGCCATGCCTCATAAGGTAAACCCGATTGATTTTGAGAACGCTGAAGGAAACTTAGGTATCTCAAATGCACTTTTGGAGCACCTTTCGGCAAAACTTCCAATTTCTAGGCTACAACGGGATTTGACAGACAGCACGGTATTAAGGATCATCGGTGTGCCACTGGGTCACATGTTGATTTCTTTTGAGTCTTTGTTAAAAGGTCTTGGGAAATTAGAGTTGAACGAAGCTGCCATCCATGCTGATTTGGAAGAAAACTGGGCTGTTGTAGCCGAGGCAATACAAACAGTGTTGAGAAGAGAGGGCTTCCCAAAACCCTATGAGGCGCTGAAAGATCTTACCAGGACTAATACTAAAATCACTGAGAAATCCATTTCCGAATTTATTACTAACCTTCCTATCTCGGATGAATTGAAGGCGGAATTACGGGTAATTTCTCCTTTCAATTATACAGGAATCTGA